In Dyadobacter subterraneus, a single genomic region encodes these proteins:
- a CDS encoding M43 family zinc metalloprotease — protein sequence MSKLNIDAINLSKLVLIISLLAFPFFVKAQERCATMPLLEQRFSANPGLRQKFSEREEQLRKLVAERIASRKSMKTGELVTVPVVFHVVMRNQAQVTDAQIRAQLDTINKDYAGLNAGASKIPSYFKSLFGSSGIQFCLAQRTPNDEPTTGIVRYSTTQTSFDYTSNYVKHSATGGATAWDPDSYLNIWICVLSNNTLGYATFPNDGSPEEQGVVIAYNSLPGGNATGFNEGKTLTHEIGHYFNLIHIWGDDNGSCAGSDGVSDTPNQGNSSSTCRTGVVTDNCTTTSPGIMYQNYMDYTADACLLMFTVEQVARMETAFANYRSILSSSKGCQALDLKGKDASIKQITQPDQRLCANTFTPQVILRNRGSETITSVTINTSVDNGPVVSYKWTGSLASYSETTVTLASITTVEGNHVLTVTSVNPNGAQDEDTSNDMLSFDFIYYLPSAPPIVEGFEGTFPPTAWDVVNPDGGQTWEKTTDAAKTGNASARVRNFDYLAIGQKDYLRSPTVNIAGVDSAFVSFQVAAATYTSSTTTGNVWDTLQVMISTDCGLTYTSLYKKWGPNLITRTAATRTAFAPTASEWRQEELNITDYISKGNVLIAFVNINGNENDIYLDDINIRTVTVNPNLKEAGFLVTPNPTSGEISVQFYPHPTGLQSITIYSVTGNEVAKLTLPSGEVSTNVFDFNLQNSAAGLYIVKAVFDTKTLTKKIMKY from the coding sequence ATGTCCAAATTAAATATTGATGCAATAAATTTATCCAAACTGGTTCTTATAATTTCTCTTCTGGCATTTCCTTTTTTTGTAAAAGCTCAGGAAAGATGTGCTACCATGCCGCTTTTGGAACAAAGATTTTCTGCAAATCCAGGTTTAAGGCAAAAATTCAGTGAAAGAGAGGAGCAGCTTCGCAAGCTCGTTGCTGAGCGTATTGCAAGCAGAAAATCTATGAAAACAGGAGAGCTGGTAACTGTACCGGTGGTTTTTCACGTTGTGATGAGAAACCAGGCACAGGTAACGGACGCACAAATTCGGGCTCAGCTCGATACCATCAATAAAGATTATGCAGGATTAAACGCAGGTGCTTCTAAAATCCCGTCATATTTCAAAAGCTTGTTCGGCTCGTCGGGAATTCAGTTTTGTCTTGCTCAGCGCACACCAAACGATGAACCAACAACAGGAATTGTCAGATATAGTACTACCCAAACATCTTTTGACTATACCAGTAATTATGTAAAACACTCCGCAACAGGAGGTGCAACGGCCTGGGATCCGGATAGTTATTTGAATATCTGGATTTGTGTTTTGTCTAACAATACCTTAGGTTATGCTACTTTCCCAAATGATGGAAGTCCTGAGGAGCAAGGAGTTGTAATTGCCTATAATAGCTTGCCCGGTGGAAATGCAACCGGATTTAATGAAGGTAAAACACTTACACACGAAATAGGACACTACTTTAACCTGATTCATATCTGGGGTGATGATAACGGAAGCTGCGCAGGAAGTGACGGCGTATCAGACACGCCTAATCAGGGAAACAGTTCAAGTACTTGCAGAACGGGGGTTGTGACTGACAATTGTACAACAACTTCGCCAGGTATCATGTATCAGAATTATATGGATTATACAGCGGATGCATGCCTTTTGATGTTTACAGTCGAGCAGGTTGCCAGGATGGAAACTGCTTTTGCAAACTACCGGTCGATTTTAAGCTCATCAAAAGGTTGTCAGGCATTGGATTTGAAAGGCAAGGATGCATCGATTAAGCAAATTACCCAGCCGGATCAGCGTTTATGTGCGAATACGTTTACGCCTCAGGTTATACTCAGAAACCGCGGATCCGAAACCATCACATCGGTAACGATTAACACAAGCGTGGATAATGGTCCGGTGGTGAGCTACAAATGGACAGGTTCGCTGGCCAGCTACTCGGAAACGACTGTTACCCTGGCCAGTATTACGACAGTTGAAGGAAATCATGTTCTGACTGTTACTTCTGTCAATCCAAACGGCGCTCAGGATGAGGATACTTCCAATGATATGCTCAGTTTCGATTTTATTTATTATTTACCTTCCGCACCGCCGATTGTTGAAGGTTTTGAAGGAACATTTCCGCCAACGGCCTGGGATGTTGTCAATCCGGACGGCGGACAAACCTGGGAAAAAACAACGGATGCTGCAAAAACCGGAAATGCTTCAGCAAGGGTCAGAAATTTCGATTACTTAGCTATTGGCCAGAAGGATTATTTACGTAGTCCTACTGTGAATATAGCGGGTGTAGATTCTGCATTTGTATCGTTTCAAGTGGCTGCTGCAACCTACACTTCGTCAACCACTACGGGAAATGTATGGGATACACTTCAGGTAATGATCAGTACAGACTGCGGATTGACCTATACGAGTTTATACAAAAAATGGGGACCAAATCTAATAACAAGAACAGCTGCTACCAGAACCGCATTTGCCCCGACAGCATCAGAATGGCGTCAGGAAGAGCTTAATATTACCGATTATATTAGCAAAGGAAATGTGCTTATTGCCTTCGTAAATATCAATGGTAACGAGAATGATATTTATCTGGATGATATTAATATTCGAACCGTGACGGTCAATCCAAACCTCAAAGAAGCTGGTTTTCTTGTCACGCCAAATCCCACAAGCGGAGAAATATCGGTGCAGTTCTATCCGCATCCGACAGGTTTACAGTCTATTACAATTTATTCGGTCACGGGAAATGAAGTCGCAAAACTGACTTTGCCAAGTGGAGAGGTGAGTACCAATGTTTTTGATTTTAACCTGCAAAATTCAGCAGCAGGATTGTACATTGTAAAAGCTGTATTTGATACAAAAACGCTTACCAAGAAAATAATGAAATATTAA
- a CDS encoding ABC transporter ATP-binding protein, translated as MKTYFRLLSFARPIERFAIPYLICTVLGVIFTTLNLALLAPLLMTLFKSGTAGTELIKEPKSWFDVADYLNYFAQQANLTYGPYGALQLVCAVIVGSVLLGNIFRYFSQRIMENLRIHTLLNLRKTVFNNVMNLQVGYFSNQRKGDIIAKIASDVGVVQFSVTGTLQVLFKEPLQLLAYVFMLFSISFKLTIFAVLVIPISAFIISKIVKRLKEQAKQAQEMFGLMISYLDEALTGIKIIKSFNATQAIKTKFDSENVRYSDLGRKMARRQQLGGPVSEFLGVSMVTSIVLYGGSLILDNQSDLSVAAFISYIGIFSQVMRPAKAITDSFSTIHAGIAAGERVLDLIDEKPTIVDSPDAVAITSFNEAIRLENLSFTYSERTVLKSINLTIPKGKTIALVGPSGGGKSTLMDLIPRFIEAEKGKVTIDNVDVKDITMESLWSLIGVVNQESMLFNDTIFNNIAFGMPNATQEQVENAAKIANAHEFILQTDHGYESNIGDRGMKLSGGQKQRICIARAVLKNPPIMLLDEATSALDTESEKLVQEALNNLMKNRTSLVIAHRLSTIQNADLIVVLEDGQIIETGNHMQLMASHGLYKKLIDMQQFTEV; from the coding sequence ATGAAAACATACTTCCGATTATTATCTTTTGCCAGGCCTATTGAACGATTCGCCATTCCATACCTTATCTGCACGGTTCTTGGTGTAATTTTCACTACATTAAATTTAGCCTTGCTTGCTCCATTACTGATGACTTTGTTCAAAAGTGGAACAGCAGGAACAGAATTGATTAAAGAGCCAAAAAGCTGGTTTGATGTAGCCGATTACTTGAATTATTTTGCACAGCAGGCCAATCTTACCTATGGCCCTTATGGTGCTTTACAACTTGTTTGTGCAGTGATTGTAGGATCGGTTCTTCTTGGAAACATCTTCCGTTATTTTTCCCAGAGAATTATGGAAAACCTTCGGATACATACATTGTTGAATCTGCGTAAAACGGTTTTTAACAATGTAATGAACCTTCAGGTCGGTTATTTCAGCAATCAGCGTAAGGGAGATATCATTGCGAAAATTGCCTCAGACGTAGGCGTTGTCCAGTTTTCTGTGACAGGAACTTTGCAGGTTCTTTTTAAAGAGCCTTTGCAGCTGCTGGCTTATGTGTTTATGCTGTTTTCCATTTCGTTCAAATTGACGATTTTCGCCGTTCTTGTAATCCCGATTTCAGCATTTATTATATCCAAAATTGTAAAACGGTTAAAAGAACAGGCTAAACAAGCCCAGGAAATGTTTGGGTTGATGATCAGTTATCTGGACGAAGCTTTAACAGGTATCAAAATCATTAAGTCTTTTAACGCAACTCAGGCAATCAAAACAAAATTTGATTCCGAAAACGTGCGCTATTCAGATCTTGGAAGAAAAATGGCTCGCCGTCAGCAACTTGGAGGTCCTGTTTCCGAATTTTTAGGTGTAAGTATGGTTACTTCCATTGTTTTATATGGTGGTTCTCTGATTCTTGATAATCAGTCTGATCTGAGCGTTGCAGCATTTATTTCCTACATCGGTATTTTCTCGCAGGTTATGCGTCCTGCAAAAGCAATCACAGATTCGTTTAGTACAATTCACGCTGGTATTGCTGCCGGAGAGCGTGTTCTGGATCTGATTGACGAAAAACCAACCATTGTTGATTCTCCTGATGCCGTAGCCATAACTTCATTTAATGAAGCCATTCGTCTGGAAAATCTTTCCTTTACATACTCGGAAAGAACGGTTCTTAAATCTATTAATCTTACTATTCCAAAAGGAAAAACCATTGCATTGGTTGGACCCTCTGGCGGAGGAAAATCTACTTTAATGGATTTGATTCCAAGATTTATTGAAGCCGAAAAAGGGAAAGTCACGATTGACAATGTTGATGTAAAAGACATTACCATGGAATCGCTTTGGTCACTGATTGGCGTTGTAAATCAGGAATCGATGCTTTTCAATGATACTATTTTCAACAACATTGCTTTTGGTATGCCAAATGCCACGCAGGAACAGGTTGAAAATGCAGCAAAAATTGCAAATGCTCACGAGTTTATTCTTCAAACTGACCATGGTTATGAAAGCAATATCGGTGATCGTGGAATGAAACTTTCAGGTGGACAAAAACAGCGTATTTGTATCGCCAGGGCCGTTTTGAAAAATCCACCGATCATGCTTTTGGATGAAGCCACTTCGGCGCTTGATACCGAATCAGAAAAACTGGTGCAGGAAGCTTTGAATAATCTGATGAAAAACAGAACTTCTCTGGTGATTGCCCACAGATTAAGTACAATTCAAAATGCCGATTTAATTGTGGTGCTTGAAGACGGACAAATTATTGAGACAGGAAATCATATGCAGCTCATGGCAAGTCACGGTTTGTACAAAAAACTGATTGACATGCAGCAGTTTACAGAAGTATAA
- a CDS encoding DUF1684 domain-containing protein: MKNILNLALLLIICISGKAQTFEKETELFRKHYKEDFLKSKNSPLKKDDLAYLRFFEPDSTYRVKAIFKRIEKSRPFEMPTYSDTNKTYVKYGQLKFRLHGRRQSLIVYRSLSLQSLPQYRDYLFLPFKDKTNGLQSYGGGRYIDLRTGDIKDNVVELDFNKAYNPYCAYSDGYHCPIPPAANHLTAKIEAGEKNFAKEHK; encoded by the coding sequence ATGAAAAATATTCTTAACCTAGCTTTATTATTAATTATTTGTATTTCCGGAAAAGCCCAGACCTTCGAAAAAGAAACCGAACTTTTCAGAAAGCATTATAAAGAAGATTTTTTAAAATCTAAAAATTCGCCTTTAAAAAAGGACGATCTCGCTTATCTCCGTTTTTTCGAGCCTGATTCCACCTATCGCGTCAAAGCAATTTTTAAAAGAATCGAAAAAAGCAGGCCTTTTGAAATGCCCACTTACAGCGATACCAATAAAACTTATGTAAAATACGGTCAGCTTAAATTCCGTCTGCACGGCCGCAGACAATCACTCATTGTTTACAGAAGTTTGAGTTTACAATCTCTTCCTCAATATCGTGATTATTTGTTTTTACCTTTTAAGGATAAAACCAATGGATTGCAATCCTATGGCGGGGGCCGCTATATTGATTTAAGAACGGGTGATATCAAGGATAATGTGGTGGAACTGGATTTCAACAAAGCATATAATCCATACTGCGCATATAGCGACGGGTATCATTGCCCGATTCCACCAGCGGCTAACCATTTGACGGCCAAAATTGAGGCCGGTGAGAAAAATTTTGCCAAGGAACATAAATAA
- a CDS encoding OsmC family protein: MINRRANAVWKGTGKEGTGTLSTQSTVLENTQYSFNTRFADGVGTNPEELIAAAHAGCFAMQLSFLLNEAGFTADELSVSAVITLDPSQGAITKSALVLKGKVPGITAEKFDEIAHAAKEKCPVSKVLNAEKTLEVELLA, encoded by the coding sequence ATGATCAATCGTAGAGCAAATGCCGTTTGGAAAGGTACCGGAAAAGAAGGAACTGGTACATTGAGTACTCAAAGCACTGTCCTTGAAAATACACAATATTCTTTTAATACCCGTTTCGCTGACGGTGTGGGAACAAATCCGGAAGAACTTATTGCAGCAGCACACGCAGGATGTTTTGCCATGCAATTGAGTTTTCTTTTGAACGAAGCTGGTTTTACTGCTGATGAACTTAGCGTTTCTGCGGTTATTACACTTGATCCCTCACAAGGTGCGATCACAAAAAGCGCATTGGTTTTGAAAGGGAAAGTACCTGGTATTACAGCTGAAAAATTTGATGAAATTGCTCATGCGGCAAAAGAAAAATGTCCTGTGTCAAAAGTTTTAAATGCAGAAAAAACTTTGGAAGTTGAGTTGCTTGCGTAA
- a CDS encoding glycosyltransferase family 2 protein — translation MEELPLISIALCTFNGEEFIKEQMNSLLSQTYSNLEIIVVDDCSTDNTAFILNQFVLNHIKIKLYRNDKNLGYNRNFEKAIKLCSGEFIAMCDQDDIWDKDKIKIQFEAIGDSELIYHDSEFIDSLGNPINFKMSDKFNFYKGKSPLPFLYMNCVSGHSVLIRKSLLAHIFPFPDGFHYDQWLAYIAADKGKIDYVEKCLVQYRQHDKNTTDILAVRSKHQKTSKEVKIEKLKQESLWLKVCAEHSSGFNFDLVMKLYQLCLKRNSSFVNFSYGLKIWKNEESLLFLLKKNKTSKFFFTLRKIWGPGTKRIV, via the coding sequence ATGGAAGAATTACCATTAATTTCTATTGCTTTATGCACTTTCAACGGTGAAGAATTCATTAAGGAACAGATGAATTCTTTGCTGTCGCAAACTTATTCCAATCTCGAAATTATCGTTGTTGATGATTGTTCAACAGACAATACCGCCTTCATTCTGAATCAGTTTGTTCTGAACCATATCAAAATAAAACTGTACAGAAACGACAAAAATCTTGGCTACAACAGGAATTTTGAGAAGGCTATCAAATTGTGCAGCGGCGAATTCATAGCCATGTGCGACCAGGACGATATCTGGGATAAAGACAAAATAAAAATTCAGTTTGAAGCCATCGGCGACAGTGAATTAATTTATCATGATTCTGAATTTATTGATTCACTAGGCAATCCGATCAACTTTAAAATGTCGGATAAATTCAATTTTTACAAAGGAAAGAGTCCGCTTCCTTTTTTGTATATGAATTGCGTTTCAGGCCACAGTGTGCTAATCAGAAAATCACTTCTGGCGCATATTTTCCCGTTTCCTGATGGTTTTCATTATGACCAGTGGCTGGCTTATATTGCTGCGGATAAAGGGAAGATTGATTATGTTGAAAAATGTCTGGTTCAGTACCGCCAGCATGATAAAAATACCACCGATATACTTGCCGTTCGAAGCAAGCACCAGAAGACAAGCAAGGAAGTTAAAATTGAAAAACTGAAACAGGAAAGTCTCTGGCTGAAAGTTTGCGCTGAGCATAGTAGCGGTTTCAATTTTGATTTGGTTATGAAGCTTTATCAACTTTGTCTTAAAAGAAATTCTTCCTTTGTTAATTTTTCCTATGGCTTGAAAATCTGGAAAAATGAAGAATCGCTTTTATTTTTATTGAAAAAAAACAAGACCAGTAAGTTCTTCTTTACGTTAAGAAAAATATGGGGACCCGGCACTAAACGTATTGTTTGA
- a CDS encoding aldo/keto reductase, translated as MKNEISRREAMMQIGCIGAAALLNYENIMAENQQTMLQRNIPGTKEKLPVVGLGSWIQFDVGDSPSEKEGLTEVLTSMNKLGGKVIDSSPMYGRAEQVIGDLTAGLDFKDNFFYATKVWTTGKQAGIDQMNESFLKMRRKTMDLMQVHNLQDWQMHLKTIKGWKEEGKVRYAGITHYSVSAHQQLEQIVRSKVVDFVQFNYSIKVRNAEKSLLKTAQDNGVAVIINEPFDSGSLFKMVKGKALPPWAGDYDIKSWAQFFLKYILANPAVNCVIPGTSDKKHLVDNMGAGFGKLPDEAGLKMMLKYIETV; from the coding sequence ATGAAAAATGAGATATCAAGGCGGGAGGCGATGATGCAGATTGGTTGCATAGGCGCAGCTGCGTTATTGAATTATGAAAATATCATGGCTGAAAACCAACAGACTATGTTGCAAAGAAATATTCCGGGTACAAAGGAAAAATTGCCAGTTGTGGGGTTAGGATCGTGGATCCAATTTGACGTGGGAGATTCTCCTTCTGAAAAGGAAGGATTAACCGAAGTTTTAACCAGCATGAATAAGTTGGGTGGAAAAGTAATTGATTCTTCCCCGATGTATGGAAGGGCAGAGCAAGTAATAGGCGATCTTACTGCGGGTCTGGATTTTAAAGATAATTTCTTTTACGCTACGAAAGTCTGGACAACAGGAAAACAGGCAGGAATTGACCAGATGAATGAATCTTTTCTGAAAATGAGAAGAAAAACGATGGATCTCATGCAAGTTCATAATTTGCAGGATTGGCAGATGCATCTAAAAACGATCAAGGGATGGAAGGAAGAAGGGAAAGTCAGGTACGCCGGGATAACACATTATTCCGTTTCTGCACATCAGCAGCTGGAACAGATTGTTAGGTCAAAGGTGGTTGATTTTGTGCAGTTCAATTATTCCATCAAGGTAAGAAATGCAGAGAAAAGTCTGCTTAAAACGGCTCAGGATAACGGTGTGGCCGTTATCATTAATGAGCCTTTTGATAGCGGGTCGCTTTTTAAAATGGTAAAAGGTAAAGCGTTGCCGCCGTGGGCAGGGGATTATGATATCAAAAGCTGGGCGCAATTTTTCTTAAAATACATTCTTGCAAATCCGGCTGTCAACTGTGTGATTCCGGGCACTTCTGATAAAAAACATCTAGTTGACAACATGGGAGCGGGTTTTGGAAAACTTCCTGACGAGGCCGGTTTGAAGATGATGTTAAAATATATTGAAACGGTTTGA
- the dinB gene encoding DNA polymerase IV, which produces MSDSPPSHRKIIHIDMDAFYASVEQRDFPEYRGKPLAVGGSPTGRGVVATASYEARKFGVRSAMSSRKAIQLCPDIIFVFPRFDAYKAVSRSIREIFQRYTDIIEPLSLDEAFLDVTQDKLQIGSALEIAKQIKKAIKDELNLTASAGVSTNKFVAKIASDINKPDGLTFIGPSKIETFVNNLPVEKFFGVGRVTAQKMNNMQLFTGADLKKLTENELVKHFGKAGHFYFKIVRGIDEREVQTHRETKSLGAEDTFTYDLSTVDEMHKELDIIAETVFRRLQKSQLKGRTITLKIKYNDFTQITRNFSYSHPVGDFETIFNTAKQLLEKVDMEEKTVRLLGISLSNFGEPEIKPRKPRDPEQLELF; this is translated from the coding sequence ATGTCTGATTCACCGCCATCGCACCGTAAAATAATCCACATTGATATGGATGCATTTTATGCGTCCGTGGAGCAGCGCGACTTTCCCGAATACAGAGGAAAACCTTTGGCCGTGGGAGGTTCCCCAACAGGACGTGGCGTGGTAGCAACGGCTAGCTATGAAGCCAGAAAATTTGGCGTACGTTCAGCGATGTCTTCCCGAAAAGCAATTCAGCTTTGCCCGGATATTATTTTTGTTTTCCCAAGATTTGATGCCTACAAAGCAGTTTCCCGAAGTATCAGGGAAATATTTCAGCGTTATACCGATATTATCGAACCGCTGTCGCTGGATGAAGCTTTTCTGGATGTTACACAAGATAAACTGCAAATCGGTTCTGCTCTTGAAATTGCAAAGCAGATCAAAAAAGCAATAAAAGATGAACTTAACCTGACTGCGTCGGCGGGCGTTTCCACTAATAAATTTGTTGCCAAAATTGCCTCCGATATCAATAAACCTGATGGTCTTACTTTTATTGGACCTTCCAAAATTGAGACATTCGTAAACAATCTTCCGGTTGAGAAATTTTTTGGCGTGGGAAGAGTTACGGCTCAAAAAATGAATAATATGCAGTTATTCACAGGAGCTGATTTAAAGAAACTAACAGAAAATGAACTGGTTAAGCATTTTGGAAAAGCAGGACATTTTTATTTCAAAATTGTAAGGGGTATAGATGAACGGGAAGTGCAGACCCACAGAGAAACCAAATCTCTTGGAGCGGAAGATACGTTTACTTATGATTTAAGTACCGTCGATGAAATGCATAAGGAGCTTGATATTATTGCGGAAACCGTTTTCAGAAGATTGCAAAAAAGTCAATTAAAAGGACGCACGATTACGCTGAAAATTAAATATAACGACTTCACACAAATCACCAGAAACTTTTCCTATTCCCATCCCGTGGGAGATTTTGAAACCATTTTCAATACAGCCAAACAACTTTTGGAAAAGGTTGATATGGAAGAAAAGACAGTACGCTTACTGGGAATTTCGCTGTCAAATTTTGGCGAACCAGAAATTAAACCCAGAAAACCGCGCGACCCGGAGCAGCTGGAATTATTTTGA
- a CDS encoding choice-of-anchor A family protein: MKTFFRLNYVRLASLILASFSLGLQNQIYAQCNSTVALTVPGNYFGSGFNGNGNFNAIVFGNLHATGGDTEGRLAVAGDFTAPSSYSVGHGSIGAPAPDNTDNFIVNGNFNNANNYSIVGNFIYNTVTAGSQYPTHASGQGTNIGPITNRLAFGTLKTNYVNLSTTLAAITTTGTVVYNDYGNYVDIQLNGTTASTNVFSLTLPTGKTFGLTFNSIPPNSQILVNVTNKIVDINGGSMPDDLRTRMLFNFPLATNISLASYALQAAVLAPSADLSGNGGSINGQAIIGGNVEQTNGFEFHNLCSSFITPTTTPLPVTLTSFSVQKEGIQTSLNWATTAETNSDRFEIQHSVDAKNWNLIGTVIAKGESTVLSNYQFTHSNPANGENYYRLKMIDRDATFAYSRVVEISLDLPSAVSVYPNPVVSQATIETQDWTKVKEVSVINTAGKRFSMSAASGKLDLSNFSSGIYIIQLKQLNGAVSSTKIVKQ; this comes from the coding sequence ATGAAAACGTTTTTTAGATTAAATTATGTCAGACTTGCGAGCCTGATTCTTGCCAGTTTTTCTCTTGGTTTACAAAACCAGATTTATGCCCAATGTAATTCAACCGTAGCGCTTACAGTACCTGGAAATTATTTCGGTTCAGGATTTAATGGTAATGGAAATTTTAATGCGATTGTCTTTGGAAATCTGCATGCTACGGGTGGTGATACGGAGGGAAGACTGGCCGTGGCTGGTGATTTTACCGCACCTTCAAGTTATTCAGTTGGCCACGGATCTATTGGAGCTCCTGCGCCGGACAATACTGATAACTTTATTGTCAATGGAAATTTTAACAATGCTAACAACTATTCGATTGTAGGTAATTTTATTTATAACACAGTAACAGCGGGATCACAATATCCCACCCATGCCAGCGGACAGGGAACCAATATCGGGCCGATTACAAATCGCCTTGCATTTGGAACGCTTAAAACAAATTATGTTAACTTATCCACTACTTTAGCCGCCATTACAACAACGGGAACAGTCGTTTACAATGACTACGGCAATTATGTAGACATCCAGCTAAATGGTACAACGGCATCAACTAATGTATTCAGCCTGACGCTTCCAACGGGAAAAACTTTTGGTTTGACTTTCAATAGTATCCCGCCCAATTCTCAGATACTGGTTAACGTAACCAATAAAATTGTTGATATAAATGGTGGCTCGATGCCAGATGATTTAAGAACCAGAATGTTATTTAATTTTCCTTTGGCCACAAATATATCCTTAGCCAGTTATGCTTTACAGGCTGCGGTGCTGGCGCCATCAGCGGATTTGTCAGGAAATGGTGGCAGTATCAACGGGCAGGCAATAATCGGCGGCAATGTTGAACAAACCAATGGTTTTGAATTTCACAATTTGTGTTCTTCATTCATTACACCAACGACAACACCGCTTCCGGTTACTTTAACTTCTTTTTCAGTGCAAAAAGAAGGGATTCAGACAAGCCTGAACTGGGCTACAACTGCTGAAACGAATAGTGATCGTTTTGAAATACAGCATAGTGTCGATGCTAAAAACTGGAATTTGATAGGGACCGTTATCGCAAAAGGTGAAAGCACTGTATTATCGAATTATCAGTTTACGCACAGTAATCCTGCAAATGGAGAAAATTATTACAGACTTAAAATGATTGACAGGGATGCTACGTTTGCATATAGCCGCGTCGTTGAGATTTCTCTTGATTTGCCTTCGGCAGTTTCTGTTTATCCAAATCCGGTTGTAAGCCAGGCCACCATTGAAACGCAGGATTGGACGAAAGTAAAAGAAGTATCGGTGATCAATACAGCAGGAAAAAGATTTTCAATGTCCGCAGCTTCCGGCAAACTTGATTTGTCAAATTTTAGCTCGGGCATATATATTATTCAGCTAAAACAATTGAATGGCGCAGTGAGCAGCACCAAAATTGTGAAGCAGTAA
- a CDS encoding glycosyltransferase family 2 protein: MNDQQNTPLVSIALCIYNGEKFMREQLETLVNQTYPNLEIIAVDDRSKDSSLAILKEYADKYPFFTFYENEENLGYVKNFEKAISLCNGELIALSDQDDIWDLDKIRLQVEAIGDSQLVYHDSTLIDEKGKPTGKKMSDIINLYSGDNPKTFLFFNCISGHSCMIRKDLLPWALPFHKDFFHDQWLAYVAANVGKIEVIHDSLVQYRQHSTSSTDIMNKRKKINKKYHENRDILKMQKELKWLKHCQSYKFNKYQDFVNRLVTLFEERLSTFLSFRYSRLLNEEYQSLYYIPKYKKASQSAYVFRHIWGMKSKILWARIFG; this comes from the coding sequence ATGAACGATCAACAAAATACACCGCTTGTCTCTATTGCACTTTGCATTTATAATGGAGAAAAGTTCATGAGAGAACAGCTGGAAACGCTTGTTAACCAGACATATCCTAATCTGGAAATTATCGCCGTCGATGACCGCAGCAAGGATTCTTCTCTGGCGATTTTAAAGGAATATGCTGATAAATATCCTTTTTTTACATTCTACGAAAATGAAGAAAATCTAGGTTACGTCAAGAATTTCGAAAAGGCAATTTCTTTATGCAACGGCGAATTGATCGCACTATCCGATCAGGACGATATTTGGGATCTAGATAAAATCCGGCTGCAAGTAGAAGCCATTGGTGACAGCCAGCTTGTATATCATGATTCTACGCTGATTGATGAGAAGGGAAAACCGACGGGTAAGAAAATGTCGGATATCATTAACCTTTACAGTGGCGACAATCCGAAAACCTTTCTTTTTTTCAATTGTATTTCCGGCCATAGCTGTATGATCCGGAAAGATTTGTTGCCTTGGGCGCTTCCCTTTCACAAGGATTTCTTTCATGACCAGTGGCTGGCTTACGTGGCTGCTAATGTTGGTAAAATTGAAGTGATCCACGATTCTCTGGTTCAATATCGTCAGCATAGCACCAGCTCGACAGATATTATGAACAAAAGAAAAAAGATCAATAAAAAATATCATGAGAACCGGGATATTCTCAAAATGCAGAAAGAGCTGAAATGGCTGAAACATTGCCAGAGTTACAAATTCAACAAGTATCAGGATTTTGTAAATCGCCTTGTGACGCTTTTTGAAGAAAGGTTGAGTACGTTTTTATCATTCCGCTACTCCCGTTTACTGAATGAGGAATATCAATCGTTATATTATATTCCAAAATACAAAAAAGCCAGTCAGTCAGCATATGTTTTCCGGCATATCTGGGGAATGAAATCAAAAATTTTGTGGGCAAGAATTTTTGGATAA